The window GAGCCAGATTTTCCACTAAAAATTGTAACTGCTGCATTAGAAGAGTTATCTAAATCTTCAGAGCCTAATAAATTAGAGCTGAAATATCTCAATTTAATTCCAGCAAATACCGGTGTTAATATCTCAATCATAACGTCAGACAACAAATTTGTGATTACCCGGCGTTCTGGAAAGGAAGCAGTTATGAGATTTATGTGGCAGCAGGGAGTAAGTGGAGCTTTTGATTTTTCAGATTTTGAAACTGGTGAGGCAGTGTATAATGGTGCATTTCGGGAAATGTTCAATGAAATGAGAATCGAAAAAGAAGACGTTGAGTTTATTAAAATTCTAGGAATTGCGAACCGTGTAGAAAATAATATCATCGACTTTTTTTTGGTATGTAAGACTTCCTTGAGTTTGGAAGATTTGAAAAAAAATAGGAAAAATAAAGGTTCGCCTGAGCACTGGGAAAACGAGAGCATAAGAGGTTTTGATCCTGAAGAGATCGCAGCCATGTCAGGAAAGTGGAGAGCGTTCTATAATAAAAATTACAAATTTATTAACACACAACTCTTAGTTTCACTGGCTCTGTACAAGCATTACCATGATGAATCCAGAAACCTAAAAAGTTAAATTTTGTTCAATTATGTAGCAGCCACAGACTACTTCCTTTTTAGTGAGGCGATGATCTTGAAAATTTAATTTGAGCAATTTAAAGAGTATGTATTATCACGTGAGCACAAGGTTTTGAAACAGTTTAAACTAACATAATAATAAAAAATTGGGGATATTAGAGAATGCTATGATTCAGCTAGTTCAAGAGAGGTCATTGCTTAATAGTAAGTTTGCATAAAACAGTATAGTAGCTGTATACTATCAGATATGAAAACAGATTGCTGGAAATCCAGAATATAGAACATTAAATTTATTAATGATATCAGATTCAGTTATAGATAGTGATCTTGATGAGCGAGGAAAAAAATAAAAGATTGGAAGAAGAAGTAAGTCTGATAAAAGAGAAGCTCAAAGAGTTGCATGGCAACAAGAATGTAGACCGTGCAAAAGACGAACTGAAGAACATCTTGATGTCTGTGAAACCATGGGAAATTCCAATCATAGAACAGTCTCTGATAAAAGAGGGTGTTACTATTACACAGATAGCACATATGTGCAATCTTCACGTAGAGCTTTTTAGAGAAGAACTGGTATCGAGCCTCGGTTTAAAAGGGTTGCCGATATGGCATCCTCTTGACATACTATTAAAAGAAAATGATGAGTTGCTCAAAGACAGTGAAAAGATTACACTATATTTAAAATACCTAGAAGAAGCAAAAGGCAAAGAGCAAGAAGAAAAGATCAGAGAACTGAAAGCACATCTGGTCTCGTTATTCAACCTGAAAAAACATTATTTTAAACAACAGATGTTGCTATTTCCATATCTTGAAAGAAGAGGACTTTCAGCAGTGCCTAGAGTGCTCTGGACCAAAGAAGATGAGATTTTAGAAACTTTAAAAAATTCTTTGGCATTGTTCAACAAAAACACTGAAAATATCGAAAATGCATCTTTAAAAAATAAACTAACAGAGCTTGCAAGCGCGATCAGTGACCAGATTTTCAGAGAGAATAACATACTGTATCCTACTTGCTGGGCATTATTCACTGAAGGAGAATGGGCCATGATTCACAATCAAGCAGAGCTGATAGGGAACTACAAAGTAAATGCTCCTGCAGGGAGCTGGAAATCAAATGCAAAGCCTGTTTATCCATATGAAGTAGACGGATCTCTAAAAGATGAACAAATTTTAAAATTGCCAGAAGAGATGAAGAACATATTGACGATGATGCCGGCTGAAACTGACACTTTTACGCCTGCAAAAGAAGGAACTTTAAAGTTAGATGAAGGATATCTTTATCTTGAAGAGATTGAATCTATATTAAAGACTCTGCCTTTTGAGCTTACATTCATAGACCGGGAAGACAGACTTAGATATTTTACAGCTACTGAAAACATGCTATTTCTCAGAACCAGAACTACGATCGGGAGGAAAGTAGAGCTTTGCCATCCGCCAATGAGTGTGCATATGGTAAAAAAAATAATTGAAGATTTCAGAGCAGGAACTAGAAATATAGCAGAGTTCTGGATTAATATGGGTGGGAAAATGGTACATATTCGATATTTTCCAGTAAGAAACAAGGACGGAGAGTATCTTGGAACTCTAGAAGTAGTGCAGGATATTTCAGAGATACAGAAATTAGAAGGAGAAAGGAGACTGATAGACCTGAAATAGCAGGGTTGCCAAACTTCATAAACTGTGAAATTCAAGGTTCTCTTTTTAGAAATAAGGATCATAAAACAGCAATCTTTGAGAACAATTGTACGAGGTCATTAAAAATTTACATGAAACTATTTTTAAATATTTTTTGGACTAAAGAGATAGCTTCATAAAAGCGCATAGAATCTTTATAAAAATACATAGATTGGCATGGTTGTGAGCCTGCTAAATCTGCTATTATCGATATTTCTAGAGCTCTAAGATACAAACATTAAGGTCCTGAAAAATAGCTATATATCAGTAATTTACAATTTTATAAATCATTTAAACATCGTGATTTCCGTGAACAGCTTAACAATAAAAAGTTTATAAGAACGCAGTGAGGTTCATATATATCATATAGATTGCAACCAGGATGATTATTACTGCAAATATTTTTGTGAGCAATCTCTTGGACACTTTAGATGCATAGTATGTGCCGACCCAGCCTCCAAATATACCACCAACAATGTAAAGTGCAGAAATGATAAGATTCACATCTCCGTTCAGCGAATATCTTACAGCCGTAACAAGCCCAAATACGCCTACAGATACCAATGAAGTGCCGACTGCTTGTATTATATTTAATGCACCAGCATATATGAGCCCGGGCACAATCAAGAATCCGCCGCCAATACCGAAAAATCCAGAAGCAAATCCAACAAGTAATCCTATAGCTAACAACTTTCCATATGATTCTTTATGTGTTGGTTCTACTGCCACATCAACACATTTTCTTTTTAGCATGTATACTGCAATTGCTATCATCAAAATTGCAAAGATAAACAATAGCTTACTGCCAGGCGTTAAAAGCCCTAATTCTGCGCCTATAAGAACACCTATGATGCCAGGTATGCTGAATAAAACACCTTTTTTGAAGTTCACATGCTTTTTTCGTGCATGTGGCACAAGATTCAAAAACGCGTTAATGCTCACTGCCAGAGCAGTTGTGCCTATAACTATGTGAGGATGGTCAAATCCTACAAAGTATATGAGCAAAGGTATTGCAAGTATCGAACCTCCACCACCTATCAACCCCAGAGAGAACCCCACAATCAAGCCCGAGATCACAGAGAGAATTATCTGGAGACTGGTTATATCAAACATATTTATCAGAATGTTATTACGGTATACCCTTCTTCTATTTTCTGGTTTGTTTCAACTCCACCCAGCACAAGACTCACATCTGAAAATATGTCAGACTCTGACAAACCCTCATTTTTTAAACTCACAGAACATGCTTTTACGGGAATGCCAGTCTTTATCGCATTTTCAATCTGATCTTTGAATTGCTGTGAATTCGCCTGTTTTTTATTTGCAGCCTGCACTCCCTGCCCTAAAAACAGTATCTCGATTTCAGCATGTGCATTTTTTACAGCATTTACAGAAAAATTAAAAGCTACCATTTCTGCTTGAATGTTGCTTTTTCCAGATAGAACCATTACCAGTATTTTTGCCATTTTTATCACCATTATCTTATACGCATCTTTGAATTTAAATTTTTATAAAAAATTAAAAGAAAATTTATTTATCTGTACCCTCTCTTGTTAATTTTCAATCTCAGCATTCCATACAACACAACCCATGAGCTCAACAATACAACAACCATGAACACAAAGCTGGATATGGCCATCTGTATGTTTCCGCTAAGTATATGCCCTGAAGCACAGCCATTTGCCATTCTTGCGCCAAACAGCACCATATAAGTACCTATAAATGCACCTATAGCCCTCTTGCTTTTGCTTGTTCCAAATCTATGCTCCCATACTTTTGGAATCTGAGACTTGTATTTCATAAATCTTTTCGATATTATAGTTGCAGATATAAGACCCCCTAAAAAGGTGCCTAGATCTGAGAACGGTTCCCAACCAATTTCGCTGAACGGATTGTTTACTGCCACTCCATTTATTATGTGCAAGCCGCCAAACAGTTCAAAATAAGGATTTGAAGCTGCCCATGTTGGATTGGCCAGATAAGATAACTGTGCACCGATCCAGGAATAGGTTGTTGACTCTCCAAATATCTGGTGCAGTATTATTACAGCCACTGCCGCAATCGTAAATTCTGCACCTAACCATATTACGTATCTGGCGTTCCATATACTGCTTTCATTAGTAATTCTTGTTACAAAAGATCTTGCATTTGGATATTTTTCTTTTTCTTCTTTTATTAAGTCATCAAATCTAACTACGTTTTTGCTCAATCCCAGTATATGAGATCCACAAGAATCTTTTACCTTCTCTCCTGGATACCGTGGCAATATCAAAAATATTAGCAGTAATATTATTCCAAAGATCAGTGCCACTCCAAATATTCCTATTTTAGATGTAATCCCGAATATACTAGCCCATGTGATAGGACCATAGTTCAGAGTGTTCCAGAAAAACGCTTTAGCAGGACCAAATATAACAGACCATGTAAATGCTCCTAACAGCCCTCCTAATAATGCCCATATTGCATCTCTGCGCCCCTGTCCAAGTCCAATCCATACTGTTCCTGGAAAATAACCTGCTACACCAACACCTGCGCCGAAAATTATTCCTCCTATGATTATGCCTGGAATAAAAAAATCTTTAATTCCAAAGTTTGGGCTTGGCACGATCAGATTCAGTGCATAAAGCAGTATTGCACCTAAACCTATTGCAAAACCGAAACAGACAAACATGAAACGGTCCTGAAATGCCATTATTCTATACAGTGTATCCGGATCTGAAAAGTTCCATAGCTCCAGCGGTATTGCTAATAAAATACCTGCCACAATACCGAGCAATAACGGAGCTTTGTTCACATGCAAGATATCCTGCATATATACACCGCCAAAAACCATAAACAGAGATACTATGAATAGTATCGCTGTAGCCACTAAAAGTATCTTTATATCTTTTTTTTCACTTTCAGAAGGCATAATATCATCCCTTAATATATAAATTATAATACTTATATTTAAATATTATTATTTTATGTTGCAAAAATATATCAAATTTTTGCAATGTTGCAAATAATAGGCCAATTTTTTGCAACATTAACGTATTCATTAAAGTATGTATGTTAAGTCTTTTGATCGTCTTGTCTAGATTTATATGTTAAAACAAATATAGTGTTACAGCATTTAATGAGTATTCAGTGAGAATCTTTCTTTAAATCTCTTATTGTGTT of the Thermoplasmata archaeon genome contains:
- a CDS encoding DUF438 domain-containing protein encodes the protein MSEEKNKRLEEEVSLIKEKLKELHGNKNVDRAKDELKNILMSVKPWEIPIIEQSLIKEGVTITQIAHMCNLHVELFREELVSSLGLKGLPIWHPLDILLKENDELLKDSEKITLYLKYLEEAKGKEQEEKIRELKAHLVSLFNLKKHYFKQQMLLFPYLERRGLSAVPRVLWTKEDEILETLKNSLALFNKNTENIENASLKNKLTELASAISDQIFRENNILYPTCWALFTEGEWAMIHNQAELIGNYKVNAPAGSWKSNAKPVYPYEVDGSLKDEQILKLPEEMKNILTMMPAETDTFTPAKEGTLKLDEGYLYLEEIESILKTLPFELTFIDREDRLRYFTATENMLFLRTRTTIGRKVELCHPPMSVHMVKKIIEDFRAGTRNIAEFWINMGGKMVHIRYFPVRNKDGEYLGTLEVVQDISEIQKLEGERRLIDLK
- a CDS encoding sulfite exporter TauE/SafE family protein, translating into MFDITSLQIILSVISGLIVGFSLGLIGGGGSILAIPLLIYFVGFDHPHIVIGTTALAVSINAFLNLVPHARKKHVNFKKGVLFSIPGIIGVLIGAELGLLTPGSKLLFIFAILMIAIAVYMLKRKCVDVAVEPTHKESYGKLLAIGLLVGFASGFFGIGGGFLIVPGLIYAGALNIIQAVGTSLVSVGVFGLVTAVRYSLNGDVNLIISALYIVGGIFGGWVGTYYASKVSKRLLTKIFAVIIILVAIYMIYMNLTAFL
- a CDS encoding DsrE family protein, with amino-acid sequence MAKILVMVLSGKSNIQAEMVAFNFSVNAVKNAHAEIEILFLGQGVQAANKKQANSQQFKDQIENAIKTGIPVKACSVSLKNEGLSESDIFSDVSLVLGGVETNQKIEEGYTVITF
- a CDS encoding YeeE/YedE thiosulfate transporter family protein — encoded protein: MPSESEKKDIKILLVATAILFIVSLFMVFGGVYMQDILHVNKAPLLLGIVAGILLAIPLELWNFSDPDTLYRIMAFQDRFMFVCFGFAIGLGAILLYALNLIVPSPNFGIKDFFIPGIIIGGIIFGAGVGVAGYFPGTVWIGLGQGRRDAIWALLGGLLGAFTWSVIFGPAKAFFWNTLNYGPITWASIFGITSKIGIFGVALIFGIILLLIFLILPRYPGEKVKDSCGSHILGLSKNVVRFDDLIKEEKEKYPNARSFVTRITNESSIWNARYVIWLGAEFTIAAVAVIILHQIFGESTTYSWIGAQLSYLANPTWAASNPYFELFGGLHIINGVAVNNPFSEIGWEPFSDLGTFLGGLISATIISKRFMKYKSQIPKVWEHRFGTSKSKRAIGAFIGTYMVLFGARMANGCASGHILSGNIQMAISSFVFMVVVLLSSWVVLYGMLRLKINKRGYR